A window of Pseudodesulfovibrio hydrargyri contains these coding sequences:
- a CDS encoding YeiH family protein, whose product MAEQVVEKNSEVVVDQAKSSWSDLWKKEDYWAIWLGFVILIVGAFIYFNNEPAGMQEKFAEANAVMTAEAQRAPFKTVAWYEAQTAKEKIKAKSQPIGKSIANLMAHPKSWSTNPLNAFMQTQAQADAKNAKGMPKYEAAKAAAAEGKGAALAAQTKAEAAGFQNAGLNAEASNAIEHWLKLRSKESSAKKKISNKPYNLFPGLIGLFIGFGVIFAIGMHFIDGSSAKFLKGFILVFAVAVLSYVMSGQATMKQYGIGYAAWAIAIGLIISNTIGTPGWAKKALQVEFFIKTGLVLLGAEVLFNKIVAIGIPGIFVAWVVTPVVLISTFIFGQKVIKMPSKTLNMTISADMSVCGTSAAIAAAAACKAKKEELTLAIGLSLVFTSIMMVVMPAIIKATGMPYILGGAWMGGTIDATGAVAAAGAFLSEKALYVAATIKMIQNVLIGVTAFGIAIYWCTKVDCVEGQKVGAMEIWHRFPKFVLGFLVASVIFSIAYSSLGSDAGFTMIDQGVLRGFSRLFRGWFFCLSFAAIGLATNFRELKHYFKGGKPLILYVCGQSLNLCLTLAMAYLMFYVVFPDITSKI is encoded by the coding sequence ATGGCTGAACAAGTTGTCGAGAAGAACTCCGAAGTCGTCGTCGATCAGGCGAAGTCTTCGTGGTCCGATCTCTGGAAGAAAGAGGATTACTGGGCCATCTGGCTCGGTTTTGTCATCCTCATTGTCGGTGCCTTCATCTATTTCAACAACGAGCCCGCCGGCATGCAGGAGAAATTCGCCGAGGCCAACGCCGTCATGACCGCCGAGGCGCAACGCGCCCCGTTCAAGACCGTGGCCTGGTACGAGGCCCAGACGGCCAAGGAAAAGATCAAGGCCAAGAGCCAGCCCATCGGCAAGAGCATCGCGAACCTGATGGCCCACCCCAAGTCGTGGTCCACCAACCCGCTCAACGCCTTCATGCAGACCCAGGCCCAGGCCGACGCCAAGAACGCCAAGGGCATGCCCAAGTACGAGGCGGCCAAGGCGGCCGCAGCCGAGGGCAAGGGGGCCGCGCTGGCCGCCCAGACCAAGGCCGAGGCGGCGGGCTTCCAGAACGCCGGGCTGAACGCCGAGGCGTCCAACGCCATCGAGCACTGGCTGAAGCTGCGTTCCAAGGAATCCTCGGCCAAAAAGAAGATCTCCAACAAGCCGTATAACCTGTTCCCCGGCCTGATCGGCCTGTTCATCGGCTTCGGCGTGATCTTCGCCATCGGCATGCACTTCATCGACGGCAGCAGCGCCAAGTTCCTCAAGGGCTTCATCCTGGTCTTCGCCGTGGCGGTGCTCTCCTACGTCATGTCCGGACAGGCGACCATGAAGCAGTACGGCATCGGCTACGCCGCCTGGGCCATCGCCATCGGCCTGATCATCTCCAATACCATCGGCACGCCCGGATGGGCCAAGAAGGCCCTGCAGGTCGAGTTCTTCATCAAGACCGGCCTGGTGCTCCTGGGCGCCGAGGTGCTCTTCAACAAGATCGTGGCCATCGGCATTCCCGGTATCTTCGTGGCCTGGGTGGTCACCCCGGTGGTGCTCATCTCCACCTTCATCTTCGGCCAGAAGGTCATCAAGATGCCTTCCAAGACCCTGAACATGACCATCTCCGCCGACATGTCCGTATGCGGCACCTCGGCCGCCATCGCCGCGGCCGCCGCGTGCAAGGCCAAGAAGGAGGAGCTGACCCTGGCCATCGGCCTGTCCCTGGTCTTCACCTCCATCATGATGGTGGTCATGCCCGCGATCATCAAAGCCACGGGCATGCCCTACATCCTGGGCGGCGCCTGGATGGGCGGCACCATCGACGCCACCGGCGCGGTGGCCGCGGCCGGCGCGTTCCTGTCCGAAAAGGCCCTGTACGTGGCCGCGACCATCAAGATGATCCAGAACGTGCTCATCGGCGTGACCGCCTTCGGCATCGCCATCTACTGGTGCACCAAGGTGGACTGCGTCGAGGGCCAGAAGGTCGGGGCCATGGAAATCTGGCACCGCTTCCCCAAGTTCGTGCTCGGCTTCCTGGTCGCCTCGGTGATCTTCTCCATCGCCTACTCGTCCCTGGGCTCGGACGCGGGCTTCACCATGATCGACCAGGGCGTGCTGCGCGGCTTCTCCCGCCTGTTCCGCGGCTGGTTCTTCTGCCTTTCCTTCGCGGCCATCGGCCTGGCCACCAACTTCCGGGAGCTGAAGCACTACTTCAAGGGCGGCAAGCCGCTCATCCTGTACGTCTGCGGCCAGTCCCTGAACCTGTGCCTGACCCTGGCCATGGCCTACCTGATGTTCTACGTGGTCTTCCCCGACATCACGTCCAAGATCTAA
- a CDS encoding ABC transporter substrate-binding protein: MITRRNFLSLGAGALALFPFLTAARALAGDAAELVLAGPPAPLSLPLVRLSKQPPSGALPAMEMRQWRNPDIMRAWMVSGEAQVSAAPANAASILYNKGLPVRLLDVNNGGSLSIVTANPSIKKFMDIKGRSLLLFFRGDTPDIIVRYLASKSGITPDNDLTMSYVDSPFEALQMLLSKRTDTALLPEPAATAAILKGKGAGMELKRIVLQDVWEEVTGSASVMPLGGTMCQASLAEERPETVTALQTGIGRAVDWINAHPAEAARQCADFFGLKPMVLEKSLETFPLRRSPAAEARKDLEFYYSALMEMSPKLVGGKLPDRNFYLA, encoded by the coding sequence ATGATCACACGCAGGAATTTTCTGTCCCTGGGCGCAGGGGCCCTGGCCCTGTTCCCCTTTCTGACCGCAGCCCGCGCCCTGGCCGGGGATGCGGCCGAACTCGTGCTGGCGGGCCCGCCCGCGCCCCTCAGCCTCCCCCTGGTCCGCCTGTCCAAACAGCCCCCGTCCGGCGCCCTGCCCGCCATGGAGATGCGCCAGTGGCGCAACCCGGACATCATGCGCGCCTGGATGGTCTCGGGCGAGGCTCAGGTCTCGGCCGCCCCGGCCAACGCGGCGTCCATTCTCTATAACAAGGGACTCCCGGTCCGGCTCCTGGACGTCAACAACGGCGGCAGCCTGAGCATCGTCACCGCCAACCCGTCCATCAAGAAATTCATGGACATCAAGGGCAGGAGCCTGCTTCTGTTCTTCCGTGGGGACACCCCGGACATCATCGTCCGTTACCTGGCTTCGAAAAGCGGCATCACCCCGGACAATGACCTGACCATGTCCTATGTTGACTCGCCCTTCGAGGCGTTGCAGATGCTCCTCTCCAAGCGCACGGACACGGCCCTGCTGCCCGAGCCCGCCGCCACGGCGGCCATCCTCAAGGGCAAGGGCGCGGGCATGGAGCTGAAACGCATCGTCCTGCAGGATGTCTGGGAAGAAGTCACCGGCAGCGCGTCGGTCATGCCCCTGGGCGGGACCATGTGCCAGGCCTCCCTGGCTGAGGAACGCCCGGAGACCGTGACTGCGCTGCAAACCGGCATCGGCCGGGCCGTGGACTGGATCAATGCCCACCCGGCCGAGGCCGCCCGGCAATGCGCCGACTTCTTCGGACTCAAGCCCATGGTCCTGGAAAAGTCCCTGGAGACCTTCCCCCTGCGGCGCAGCCCGGCGGCCGAGGCCAGGAAGGACCTGGAATTCTACTATTCGGCCCTGATGGAAATGTCGCCCAAACTGGTCGGCGGCAAGCTGCCGGACCGGAATTTCTACCTGGCCTAG
- a CDS encoding ABC transporter permease, translating to MTRPAHAAWSRPRDFRYPALGIALFLALWWAGSLFYGPFILPSPGEAGAALWRLVLDGQAGRAALVTAGRALGGFGIAALLGSGLGILAGLRPALAQTLRPVTAMLLGIPPIAWIVLAMLWFGTTGLTPVFTVVVTALPIVFAVAVEGARTRDRGLEDMARSFSAPPLTLFLDVRLPHLLSYLFPGWVTALALSWKVAVMAELLASTDGIGASMALARINLDTADALAWVIVLLVMLLAVELLVLEPLQRRMEPWRGDAASS from the coding sequence ATGACGCGTCCGGCCCATGCCGCATGGTCCCGCCCGCGGGACTTCCGGTACCCCGCCCTGGGGATCGCCCTCTTTCTCGCCCTATGGTGGGCGGGGAGCCTCTTCTACGGCCCGTTCATCCTGCCCTCGCCGGGGGAGGCGGGCGCGGCGCTGTGGCGGCTCGTCCTGGACGGCCAGGCGGGCAGGGCGGCGCTGGTCACGGCCGGACGCGCGCTGGGCGGATTCGGTATCGCTGCCCTGCTCGGCAGCGGACTGGGCATCCTGGCCGGGCTGCGCCCCGCCCTGGCCCAGACCCTCAGGCCGGTGACGGCCATGCTTCTGGGCATCCCGCCCATAGCCTGGATCGTCCTGGCCATGCTCTGGTTCGGCACCACCGGGCTGACCCCGGTCTTCACCGTGGTGGTCACGGCCCTGCCCATCGTCTTTGCCGTGGCCGTGGAAGGCGCACGCACCCGGGACCGGGGGTTGGAGGACATGGCCCGTTCCTTCTCCGCCCCGCCGCTGACGCTTTTCCTGGATGTGCGCCTGCCGCACCTTCTGTCCTATCTCTTCCCGGGCTGGGTCACTGCCCTGGCCCTGTCCTGGAAGGTCGCGGTCATGGCCGAGCTGCTCGCCTCCACCGACGGCATCGGCGCGAGCATGGCCCTGGCCCGGATCAACCTGGACACGGCCGACGCCCTGGCCTGGGTCATCGTCCTGCTGGTCATGCTCCTGGCCGTGGAACTGCTCGTGCTCGAACCGCTGCAACGGCGCATGGAACCCTGGCGCGGCGACGCCGCGTCCTCGTGA
- a CDS encoding glutamine synthetase family protein: MSLPKPTSIDSIKKQIRDNDIHFVRFEQADLYGVSRSKTVPVGAFMDYIENGLNFYGGLLGLDIQSMVPTGTGYAEEVAFEDHCTVPDLSTFTVLPWVPNTANITVDPYWYDGRPAMASPRLLLKRIIDEFDAMGYICRLGYEFEFYVLDRETRKPVYDGQPIFVTLKNNFDIDYTYDLMRKMDQAGVRIITQNSEHGPGQQEINLYYQDGLAAADTAFLYKMGCKEISLQHGYIATWLTKPFIDSSASGSHFHVSLIDKKTGKNAFNAPDGECGLSDLARDFLAGMLKHARANTVFTAPTINCYKRYRVNSFAPHTATWGMENRTVGIRLKGCRGESTHFENRLACGGTNPYLLALSTLAAGLEGIRSKPALPDPVLGIAYEDDTLPRLPFTLDEAVEAFENDTDLHAVLDPEFIKLVLAVKKFEIETAKARFEDYGTPEFNNRVDPWEWDYYMELL, translated from the coding sequence ATGAGCCTGCCAAAACCAACTTCCATCGACAGCATCAAGAAGCAGATTCGGGACAATGACATCCATTTTGTCCGTTTCGAGCAAGCGGATCTGTACGGCGTGTCCCGAAGCAAGACCGTGCCGGTCGGCGCGTTCATGGACTACATAGAAAACGGCTTGAATTTCTACGGCGGGCTGCTCGGCCTGGACATCCAGTCCATGGTCCCCACCGGCACCGGCTATGCCGAGGAGGTGGCCTTCGAGGACCACTGCACCGTGCCGGACCTGTCCACCTTCACGGTTCTGCCCTGGGTGCCCAACACGGCCAACATCACCGTGGACCCGTACTGGTACGACGGCCGCCCGGCCATGGCCTCCCCGCGCCTGCTGCTCAAGAGGATCATCGATGAGTTCGACGCCATGGGCTACATCTGCCGATTGGGCTACGAGTTCGAGTTCTACGTGCTCGACAGGGAGACCAGAAAGCCGGTCTACGACGGCCAGCCCATCTTCGTCACCCTCAAGAACAACTTCGACATCGACTACACCTACGACCTGATGCGCAAGATGGACCAGGCCGGGGTGCGGATCATCACCCAGAATTCCGAGCACGGCCCGGGCCAGCAGGAGATCAATCTTTACTACCAGGACGGCCTGGCCGCGGCGGACACCGCCTTTCTCTACAAGATGGGCTGCAAGGAGATCTCGCTCCAGCACGGCTACATCGCCACCTGGCTGACCAAGCCGTTCATCGATTCCAGCGCCTCGGGCTCCCACTTCCACGTCTCCCTCATCGACAAGAAGACCGGCAAGAACGCCTTCAACGCCCCGGACGGCGAGTGCGGCCTGTCGGACCTGGCCCGCGACTTTCTGGCGGGCATGCTCAAGCACGCCCGGGCCAACACCGTGTTCACCGCCCCCACGATCAATTGCTACAAGCGCTACCGGGTCAACTCGTTCGCTCCGCACACCGCCACCTGGGGCATGGAGAACCGCACCGTGGGCATCCGCCTGAAGGGCTGCCGGGGCGAGTCAACCCACTTCGAGAACCGGCTGGCCTGCGGCGGGACCAACCCGTACCTTCTGGCCCTGTCCACCCTGGCCGCTGGGCTCGAGGGCATCCGCTCCAAGCCCGCGCTGCCGGATCCGGTCCTGGGCATCGCCTATGAGGACGACACCCTGCCCCGGCTCCCGTTCACCCTGGACGAGGCCGTGGAGGCCTTCGAGAACGACACGGACCTGCACGCCGTGCTCGATCCGGAATTCATCAAGCTGGTCCTGGCCGTGAAGAAGTTCGAGATCGAGACCGCGAAGGCCCGCTTCGAGGACTACGGCACCCCGGAATTCAACAACCGCGTCGATCCCTGGGAATGGGACTACTACATGGAACTTCTCTAG
- a CDS encoding hybrid sensor histidine kinase/response regulator yields the protein MHRQMETPSDLRTFARLSPTPMAVLGPDGKIAHANNAFTRLLPADAPFPEGRRLCELPFGLRFLRELEDGLAQVALTGAEQVVEIGDVSAPDREMVSCRLVPLADGGIVVEVHRHAEVERLRAALRDEKVLRRQSDMLRERGRQLFFDVVHELPVFVYMQRRDYSVAYANKKTLAFYGEVGGRRCYQMFGGRDDPCPHCPTFRVFDTGESVDWQFTDSAGRTFHIYDYPFEDENGEPLVMELGVDITELKRVERELFQAQKMRAIGVLAGGIAHDLNNNLVPIIFNLDYALGKADGTGMEAPLSEALKAAYKASELVEQVLEYSRQQEVTRAPLHLTPLARENLAILHATLPDHVALDMDCSAVNDCVLANQSQVQQVLLNLCRNAVQAMPGGGTLSVRLSNLHLDSQKEAPHSGLALGDHVVLTVTDTGHGIEPGSVERIFEPFYTSKAKSGGTGMGLAVVHAIVTCNGGSIHVDSAPGRGTTFTVYLPCTATPETKSLARDTRPAARPTGRLLLVDDDAGALQAMQRVLRDAGYEVFTAGNGQEGLKEFFRGKGRFELVVTDQSMPAMTGMEMAARILENAPDCKVVICTGHVEPQLEAQARRAGVAGFIMKPMSPRVLVENVNKFCT from the coding sequence ATGCACAGACAGATGGAAACGCCCTCCGATCTCCGGACCTTCGCCCGGCTGAGCCCGACCCCCATGGCCGTGCTCGGCCCGGACGGGAAGATCGCCCACGCCAACAACGCCTTTACCCGGCTGCTCCCGGCGGACGCGCCGTTCCCCGAGGGGCGGCGGCTTTGCGAACTTCCCTTCGGGCTGCGCTTCCTGCGGGAACTGGAGGACGGCCTGGCCCAGGTGGCCCTGACCGGCGCGGAACAGGTGGTTGAGATCGGCGACGTCTCGGCCCCGGACCGGGAGATGGTCTCCTGCCGGCTGGTGCCCCTGGCCGACGGCGGAATCGTCGTCGAGGTCCACCGCCACGCCGAGGTGGAGCGGCTGCGGGCCGCCCTGCGTGACGAGAAGGTCCTGCGGCGGCAGTCGGACATGCTCCGCGAGCGCGGCCGCCAGCTCTTTTTCGACGTGGTCCACGAGCTGCCCGTGTTCGTGTACATGCAGCGCCGCGACTACTCGGTCGCCTACGCCAACAAGAAGACCCTGGCCTTCTACGGCGAGGTGGGCGGGCGGCGCTGCTACCAGATGTTCGGCGGCCGCGACGACCCGTGCCCGCACTGCCCGACCTTCCGGGTCTTCGACACGGGCGAGTCCGTGGACTGGCAGTTCACGGACAGCGCGGGCCGGACCTTCCACATCTACGACTATCCCTTCGAGGACGAGAACGGGGAGCCCCTGGTCATGGAGCTGGGGGTGGACATCACCGAGCTGAAACGGGTGGAGCGGGAGCTGTTCCAGGCCCAGAAGATGCGGGCCATCGGCGTGCTCGCGGGCGGCATCGCCCACGACCTCAACAACAATCTGGTGCCGATCATATTCAATCTGGACTACGCCCTGGGCAAGGCGGACGGGACCGGCATGGAGGCCCCGCTGTCCGAGGCCCTCAAGGCCGCGTACAAGGCCTCGGAACTGGTCGAGCAGGTCCTGGAATACAGCCGCCAGCAGGAGGTCACCCGCGCCCCCCTGCACCTGACCCCCCTGGCCCGCGAGAACCTGGCCATCCTGCACGCCACCCTGCCCGACCACGTGGCCCTGGACATGGACTGTTCGGCCGTAAACGACTGCGTCCTGGCCAACCAGTCGCAAGTCCAGCAGGTCCTGCTCAATCTCTGCCGCAACGCGGTCCAGGCCATGCCCGGCGGCGGCACCCTGTCCGTGCGGTTGTCCAACCTCCACCTGGATTCGCAAAAGGAGGCCCCGCACTCGGGCCTGGCCTTGGGCGACCACGTGGTCCTGACCGTGACCGACACGGGCCACGGCATTGAGCCGGGCTCGGTGGAGCGCATCTTCGAGCCGTTCTACACCAGCAAGGCCAAGAGCGGCGGCACGGGCATGGGGCTGGCCGTGGTCCATGCCATCGTGACCTGCAACGGCGGGTCCATCCACGTGGACTCCGCGCCCGGGAGGGGCACGACCTTCACGGTCTACCTGCCGTGCACGGCCACGCCCGAGACCAAGAGCCTGGCCCGGGACACCCGCCCGGCCGCCCGGCCCACCGGCCGCCTGCTTCTGGTGGACGACGACGCGGGCGCCCTGCAGGCCATGCAGCGCGTCCTGCGCGACGCGGGCTACGAGGTCTTCACCGCGGGCAACGGCCAGGAGGGGCTCAAGGAATTCTTCCGGGGCAAGGGGCGGTTCGAGCTGGTGGTCACGGACCAGTCCATGCCCGCCATGACCGGCATGGAGATGGCCGCCCGCATCCTGGAGAACGCCCCGGACTGCAAAGTGGTCATCTGCACCGGCCATGTGGAACCGCAGTTGGAGGCCCAGGCCCGCAGGGCCGGGGTGGCCGGGTTCATCATGAAGCCCATGTCCCCCAGGGTGTTGGTGGAAAACGTCAATAAATTCTGCACATAG
- a CDS encoding ATP-binding cassette domain-containing protein, whose translation MLTWENVSHDYGTGPVLADVGLRVAPGEVLALAGRSGCGKTSLLNMAAGLLAPTSGHVSNTFSHTACVFQEPRLLPWRRTEDNIGFGLKALGIPRAERTARAHRLAERMGLNPGDLAKYPHALSGGMRQRASLARALAVEPDLLLLDEPFSALDVGLRHELQDLVRSLIDERGLAAVFVTHDLAEAVRLSDRIVILAPSPGRVVLEQRIGEPFAARGEAFVRRITDGLQTAPTVRAAFSRNDPSPVTPTDIPTAPSRTRPATNEVNMVEFKPVHLPETTLATDMAGRKVLVKTNIERVFGYNPMVTSLLFCLAPKKIAGLGMPPMPPERMLAGPEYLSLPVLGVMGGDFGGGKSTFDKDAVRQRGVDLILSLTLFALDEVEVNAAERLQQEMGIPVLVYDGCLDRTGEVLRRVGALVGTPDRGNTLADYFDEKFRHIVRTVAEIPHGERRTVYYAQSPTGLLTEPRRSRHGEIIEYAGGVNAAEVFEQRGCGRTPVCATDLARWDPDVVIMLSDEGKSPQRLYNRMRTDPFWSRLKAVRNNAVFEPPAGMYNWFDRPPSVNRLMGLIWLTNLLYPEWFAWDMVRETREFYKLFYRMDLGSKQAEILLGPSLRGLAN comes from the coding sequence ATGCTGACCTGGGAGAACGTCTCGCACGACTACGGGACCGGGCCGGTACTGGCCGACGTCGGCCTGCGGGTCGCGCCCGGCGAGGTCCTGGCCCTGGCGGGCCGCTCCGGCTGCGGCAAGACCTCCCTGCTGAACATGGCCGCCGGGCTGCTCGCCCCGACTTCGGGCCACGTTTCCAACACCTTTTCGCACACGGCCTGCGTGTTCCAGGAGCCTAGGCTGCTCCCCTGGCGGCGCACCGAGGACAACATCGGCTTCGGGCTCAAGGCCCTGGGCATCCCCAGGGCGGAACGGACGGCCCGGGCCCACCGGCTGGCCGAGCGCATGGGGCTGAACCCCGGCGACCTGGCGAAATACCCCCACGCCCTGAGCGGCGGCATGCGCCAGCGGGCCTCCCTGGCCCGGGCCCTGGCCGTGGAGCCGGACCTGCTCCTCCTGGACGAGCCGTTCAGCGCCCTGGACGTAGGCTTGCGGCACGAACTCCAGGACCTGGTCCGCTCCCTCATCGACGAGCGCGGCCTGGCCGCCGTGTTCGTGACCCACGACCTGGCCGAGGCGGTCCGCCTGAGCGACCGCATCGTCATCCTGGCCCCGTCACCGGGCCGCGTGGTCCTTGAACAGCGCATCGGCGAGCCCTTCGCGGCCCGCGGCGAGGCATTCGTCAGGCGGATAACGGACGGGCTCCAGACCGCCCCGACCGTGCGCGCGGCCTTTAGCCGAAACGATCCGAGCCCTGTCACGCCGACCGACATCCCGACAGCCCCGAGCCGCACGCGGCCCGCAACCAACGAGGTGAATATGGTGGAATTCAAGCCCGTGCATCTCCCGGAGACGACCCTGGCCACGGACATGGCCGGGCGCAAGGTCCTGGTCAAAACCAACATCGAAAGGGTCTTCGGCTACAACCCCATGGTCACGTCCCTGCTCTTTTGCCTGGCCCCGAAAAAGATCGCCGGGCTGGGCATGCCGCCCATGCCGCCCGAGCGCATGCTGGCGGGCCCGGAGTATCTCTCCCTGCCGGTCCTCGGAGTCATGGGCGGCGACTTCGGCGGCGGCAAAAGCACCTTCGACAAGGACGCGGTCCGGCAGCGCGGCGTGGACCTGATCCTCTCCCTGACCCTGTTCGCCCTGGACGAGGTCGAGGTGAACGCGGCCGAACGGCTGCAACAGGAGATGGGCATCCCGGTGCTCGTCTACGACGGCTGCCTGGACCGCACCGGCGAAGTCCTGCGGCGCGTGGGCGCGCTTGTCGGCACGCCGGACCGGGGCAATACGCTGGCCGACTATTTCGACGAAAAGTTCCGCCACATCGTACGGACCGTGGCCGAAATCCCGCACGGCGAGCGGCGCACGGTCTACTACGCCCAGTCGCCCACCGGCCTGCTCACCGAGCCCAGGCGGTCCCGCCACGGCGAGATCATAGAATACGCGGGCGGGGTGAACGCGGCCGAGGTCTTCGAGCAGCGCGGCTGCGGCCGCACCCCGGTCTGCGCCACGGACCTGGCCCGCTGGGACCCGGACGTGGTCATCATGCTCTCGGACGAGGGCAAGTCCCCCCAGCGCTTGTATAATCGGATGCGGACCGACCCTTTCTGGTCCCGGCTCAAGGCGGTCCGCAACAACGCCGTGTTCGAGCCCCCGGCGGGCATGTACAACTGGTTCGACCGCCCCCCGTCCGTGAACCGGCTCATGGGGTTGATCTGGCTGACCAACCTGCTCTACCCCGAGTGGTTCGCCTGGGATATGGTCCGCGAAACCCGCGAGTTCTACAAACTATTCTACCGCATGGACCTCGGCTCCAAGCAGGCCGAGATCCTGCTCGGCCCAAGCTTGAGGGGGCTGGCCAACTAG
- a CDS encoding molybdopterin-dependent oxidoreductase, translating into MREENLLSRRVFLAAAAGAVVSIGLPGVFATVGEARLQELAEALRLDGRPRIPPGQTAIEHIEDMGGRPGSPRPEDFRLRVHGEVENPLDLDFEALMALEQRDFTCDIHCVTGWTLLDSTWRGVPIALLLDKAGPAKKARFLVIEAAHGYTTSIPLTEAVKPDVFLAHTLFGSPLPGPNGGPVRAVVPDRYFYKSAKWVQGLKVVSTDEPGFWETRGYSNSADPWKEERYSRSR; encoded by the coding sequence ATGAGGGAAGAGAACCTGTTGTCCAGGCGTGTTTTTCTGGCCGCCGCGGCCGGTGCAGTGGTCAGCATCGGGCTGCCCGGCGTGTTCGCCACGGTCGGCGAGGCCCGCCTGCAGGAGCTGGCCGAGGCCCTTCGGCTGGACGGAAGGCCACGGATCCCGCCGGGACAGACCGCCATCGAGCACATCGAGGACATGGGCGGCAGGCCCGGCTCGCCCCGGCCCGAGGACTTCCGCCTGCGCGTCCACGGCGAAGTCGAGAACCCTCTTGATCTCGACTTCGAGGCGCTCATGGCGCTCGAACAGCGGGACTTCACCTGCGACATCCACTGCGTGACCGGCTGGACCCTGTTGGACTCCACCTGGCGCGGCGTCCCCATCGCCCTCCTCCTGGACAAGGCCGGGCCCGCCAAGAAGGCGAGGTTCCTGGTCATCGAGGCCGCCCACGGCTACACCACGAGCATCCCCCTCACCGAGGCCGTGAAACCGGACGTGTTCCTGGCCCACACCCTGTTCGGCAGTCCCTTGCCCGGCCCCAACGGCGGACCGGTGCGCGCCGTGGTCCCGGACCGCTACTTCTACAAGAGCGCCAAATGGGTGCAGGGGCTGAAGGTCGTCTCAACGGACGAGCCGGGCTTCTGGGAAACGCGCGGCTACAGCAACTCCGCCGATCCGTGGAAAGAGGAACGCTATTCGCGCTCCCGCTAG
- a CDS encoding sigma-54-dependent transcriptional regulator encodes MARVLIIDDDELIRSGLSRCFGDLGHDVLTADSLGRGLDLARAGVDVIYLDLNLPDGDGHMSVNELTAAPGGPEVIVLTGLKDNFGAQETLTSGAWDYIQKPATPSVLKASLESALKYRSDKFAAQAPARAFDDGGIVGRSPAMDRARQLMARAAESEAGVLILGETGAGKELAAQAIHRNSARRDKPFVVVDCSNLTETLLESVLYGHVKGAFTGALTDHRGLVAEADGGTLFLDEIGELPPSLQKSFLRVLQEHRFRPVGSSREQSSDFRLMAATNRDLEAMTRAGTFRSDLLFRLRTLEIPLPPLRERDQDVGLLALHFAKTACDRYRLPPKQLSKQLDKVLRPYTWPGNVRELGNVMEAAVINAGQEPVIYPKHLPGHIRVSSLDKARPKRQPVRAQGSQATDGPIQPYKDYKALRDQAYFRQLMDICDFDIPEASRLSGLSVPSIYRHLSLAGIRRGRK; translated from the coding sequence ATGGCACGCGTACTGATCATCGACGACGACGAACTCATCCGAAGCGGCCTGTCCCGCTGCTTCGGCGACCTGGGCCATGACGTCCTGACCGCCGACAGCCTGGGCCGGGGACTCGACCTGGCCCGCGCCGGGGTGGACGTCATCTACCTGGACCTGAACCTGCCCGACGGCGACGGGCACATGTCCGTCAACGAGCTCACGGCCGCTCCCGGCGGCCCGGAGGTCATCGTCCTGACCGGCCTGAAGGACAATTTCGGGGCCCAGGAGACCCTGACCAGCGGGGCCTGGGACTACATCCAGAAACCGGCCACCCCCTCTGTCCTCAAGGCGTCGCTGGAGAGCGCGCTCAAGTACCGCAGCGACAAGTTCGCGGCCCAGGCCCCGGCCCGGGCCTTCGACGACGGCGGCATCGTCGGCAGGTCCCCGGCCATGGACCGGGCCCGCCAACTCATGGCCCGGGCGGCCGAGAGCGAGGCCGGGGTGCTCATCCTCGGCGAGACCGGCGCGGGCAAGGAGCTGGCCGCCCAAGCCATTCACCGCAACAGCGCGCGCCGCGACAAGCCCTTCGTGGTGGTGGACTGCTCCAACCTGACCGAGACCCTGCTGGAAAGCGTGCTCTACGGCCACGTCAAGGGCGCGTTCACCGGCGCGCTGACCGACCACCGGGGACTGGTGGCCGAGGCGGACGGCGGCACCCTGTTCCTGGACGAGATCGGCGAGCTGCCCCCCTCCCTGCAGAAATCCTTCCTGCGCGTGCTCCAGGAGCACCGCTTCCGGCCCGTGGGCTCCTCCCGCGAGCAATCCAGCGACTTCCGGCTCATGGCCGCCACCAACCGCGACCTGGAGGCCATGACCCGCGCCGGGACCTTCCGCTCGGACCTGCTCTTCAGGCTGCGTACCCTGGAAATCCCCCTGCCGCCCCTGCGCGAGCGTGACCAGGACGTCGGCCTGCTGGCCCTCCACTTCGCCAAGACGGCCTGCGACCGCTACCGGCTGCCCCCCAAGCAACTCTCCAAGCAGCTCGACAAGGTCCTGCGCCCGTATACCTGGCCCGGCAACGTCCGCGAACTGGGCAACGTCATGGAGGCGGCGGTCATCAACGCGGGCCAGGAACCGGTCATCTATCCCAAGCACCTGCCCGGCCACATCCGCGTCTCCTCCCTGGACAAGGCCAGGCCCAAGCGCCAGCCCGTCCGGGCCCAAGGGAGTCAGGCCACGGACGGTCCCATCCAGCCCTACAAGGATTACAAGGCGTTGCGCGACCAGGCCTATTTCCGCCAGCTCATGGACATCTGCGACTTCGACATCCCCGAGGCCAGCCGCCTGTCGGGGTTGAGCGTACCGAGCATCTACCGCCACCTCTCCTTGGCGGGCATCCGACGCGGCAGAAAATAA